The window GCTTCATCGTCATGGACGGCAACGGGACGCTCTACGGCACGCTGAGCGGCAGCAGCAGGGAGGTGGTGTACAAGTTCAGCGTGGACCTGCCCAAGAAGCACGGGCGGGGAGGGCAGTCCGCGCTCCGCTTCGCCCGCCTGCGCATGGAGAAGCGGCACAACTACCTGCGCAAGGCGGCCGAGCTCGCCACGCACTTCTTCATCAACCCTGCCACCAACCAGCCCAACGTCGTCGGGCTCATCCTGGCCGGCTCCGCCGATTTCAAGACCGAGCTGGGCAAGTCCGAGATGTTCGACCAGCGGCTGCAGGCCAAGATAATCAAGTCGGTCGACGTGTCGTACGGCGGGGAGAGCGGCTTCAACCAGGCCATTGAGATGTCTGTGGAGGTCCTGTCCGAGGTCAAGTTCGTCCAGGAGAAGAAGCTCCTTGGGAAGTACTTCGAGGAGATCAGCCAGGACACCGGGAAGTACGTCCTCGGCGTGCAGGACACCATGGCGGCCCTCGAGATGGGCGCGGTCCACACGCTGATCGTGTGGGAGAACCTCGACGTCAGGCGGTACGAGCTGAAGAACTCCGCCACGGGAGAGACGGTGGTGAAGTACCTCAACGGCGGCCAGGAGGCGGACCAGAGCAACTTCGTCGACGAGGCGACGTGCGGGGAGCTGGATGTTGTTGACAGGGTGCTGCTGCTGGAGTGGTTCGCCGAGAACTACCAGCAGTACGGCTGCAAGCTGGAGTTCGTCACCAACAGGTCCCAGGAAGGGTCGCAGTTCTGCCGGGGCTTCGGCGGCATCGGCGGGATCCTCCGCTACCCGGCGGACGTCGCCGCctatgacgacgacgacgacgacatgCTGGATGACGACGTCTATGAAGACCTCGAATAGCAATCAACTGAAGCTTCAGTGCACACGGTCCGGGAGGAGCCTGTGCTGGCCACGACCGCGCCGGGACGAGACCCTGAAACATCCAAACGATCGGTGCAGGGGAAACAAGGTATGGTCCTCAGGTCCTGAAACTGACCATGGTTGATTCAGTTTCTGTTTGTTCTGCTTGATGTTGGATTCTTTCTTCTCTGTTCTTTCTGACTGACCTTAATCACATTCACAACGTGTGCTTTGAGCAGGAGGTGGAGAGAAGAGGATCTAAGCAATTGCGCAATCCAGATGTTGAGCCAGGCATGATGATAGCGTCGATGCTTTGGGGTTGAAAGGTTTCTTCCTCTCTGGATCCGTCCCTGGAAATTTGGTGATGCTACCAAGCAGCCGTTGCTGCCTTCTCTTGGTGCATCAGAGAATCCTTATTAGTCCTATTAGTTGCGAGTCTGAGTCACAGACTCACAGCGGTCGTCCTTCTATAATCTATATAATGTACTCAAGTGTCTTCGTGAGTTGCCTTATGAGCTTATATGCTACTACGGCAGCTGCTATGTTTGATCTACTTCCTGAAATAATGCTGCGTATGTGCTATGTTTGAGTTTATTTGTGAGATTTATTATTACTATGGTAAGACTCGAGTCCTATGTGGTACTTAGCATCTCTAGCCCTTCGCATCTCTAGCAGATTAGCAGATGCCCTAAACTTAATCCCTGAATCCTTCTTCCTATCCAAAATGTCAAAATTTTATTGAACTTTTGCTTAGCTAGCAGATCCTCTATAGTTTAATCTCCAAAATATCCGCCAAAATGTCAATTGTTTTGAGTAGTTTAATCTGAAAAAATCCCACTTCAAGTCtcactcaatccataggtagatatgatggacTCATGAAAAAAACCGCTCTCCTCTGACAAGACATGGCTTAGACGCAAGCTCAAGAGCACCTACCTCAGGCTTGCCTCCCTTGAGCATTCCATCCCGCACGAGAGATCAGGTCTCTCCTGGCTCCGCTGTGACTCCTCAATCTCCTACCTCAATGTTCACGCCTCGCACCGGAAATACCTCAATGTTCACGCCTCGCATCGGAAACAACTCAATCTTATGACTTCTCTTCGCTGGGACGATCAGCTTGTCACCGAGCACGACGGTATGGCCGAGGCCGTGTTTAACTACTTCTCTGACATCCTAGGCTCAGTCGGCGAGCACGCCTTCTCTATCAACCAGTCCTTACTGCGCGACGATTCCTTCGACCTCTCCGAGCTTGAGGCCCCTTTCATGGAGGAAGAAATTTGACGGGCCGTTAAAAGTGTGCCGACAGGCAAGGCATCCCGCCCAGATGGTTTATGGCCGAGTTTCTCCGCACATGTTGGGACATCATCAAGCACGACATATGTGTCTGTGAGGCGTTTGACAAGTTCTACACCACCAACGAGAGAGGCTTCTAGAAACTTAACGAAGAACTCCCTACTCTGCTTCCCAACCGCCCGGACGCCGAGGCCCTTTCCAACTACCAACCCATTAGCCTCATCCACCTCACTGCAAAGCTCTTTGCAAAGGTGTTGTCCCTATGTCTAGCGCCTAGACTTGGCGCCATGGTTTCGACCAACCAGAGAGCATTCATTGCCGACCGGTGCATCCACGACAACTTTCTGCTTGTCCAACAAATGGTGCTTCTCCTGCACAACCTCAAGCTACCACGCATGCTTCTCAAGCTTGATATTGTGCGGGCCTTTGACAGCGTCTCATGGCCCTTACTTCTCAAGACCCTTCAACACCTTGGCTTTGGCCAACGATGGCACGATTGGATCTCGATCCTGCTCTCCACCGCCTCCACGCGTGTCTTGATCAACGGGGGCATGCGCCCTCCCATTGGCCATGCTTGCGGCCTTCAACAAGGAGATCCAATATCCATGGCATCTCTAGCCCTTCGCATCTCTAGCAGATTAGCAGATGCCCTAAACTTAATCCCTCAAACCTTCTTCTTATCTAGAATGTCAATTTTTATTGAACTTCTGCTTAGCTAGTAGATCCTCTATAGTTTAATCTCCAAAAAATCCGCCAAAATATCAATTGTGTTGAGGATTGAACTTTGCTCAGCTAGCAGATTATCTATAGTTTAATCTAAAAAAATccacttacttgaaggatctcaCTCAATCCATAAATAGATATGACAGACTCATGAAAAAAAAACCCGCTCTCCTCTGATGAGAAGTGGCTTAGGcgcaagctcaagaacacctaCCTCGGGCTTGCCTCCCTTGAGTGTTCCATTCCATGCCAGAGATCGCGTCTCTCCTAGCTTCCGTGTGAGTCCTCAGTCTCCTACCTCAATGTTCACGTCTCGCACGGGAAACAACGCAATCTCATGACTTCTCTTCGCAGGGACGCTATGGCCGAGGCGGTGTTTAACTACTTCTCTGACGTCCTAGGCTCAGTCGACGAGTGCGCCTTCTCTATCAACAAGTCCTTACTGCGCGGCGATTCCTTCGACCTCTCCGAGCTTGAGGCACCTTTCACGGAGGAAGAAATTTGGCGGGCCGTTAGAAGTCTGCCCACGAGCAAGGCACCTGGCCCAGATGGGTTCATGGCCGAGTTCCTCCGTGCATGTTCGGACatcatcaagcatagcatatgTGAGGCGTTTGAGAAGTTCTACACCGTCAACGGGAGAGGCTTCCAGAAACTTAACGAAGCCTCCTCACTATGCTTCCCAAGCGCCCAGATGTCGAGGCCCTTTCCAACTACCACCCCATTAGCCTCGTTCACCTCATTGCAAAGCTCTTCGTAGGGACACTACGTCTAGCGCCCAGACTTGGCGCCATGGTTTCGACCAATCAGAGAGCATTCATTGTCGGTCGGTGCATCCACGACAACTTTCTGCTTGTCCAGCAAACGGTGCGTCTCCTgcacaacctcaaggtgacacACATGCTTCTCAAGATTGATATTGCGTGGGCCTTCGACAACGTCTCATGGCCCTTCCTTCACGAGACCCTTCAACACCTTGGCTTTGGCCAACGATGGCATGATTGGATCTCGATCCTCCTCTCCACCGCCTCCACGCGTGTCTTGATCAACGGCCACCCGGGCCCTCCCATTGGCCATTCTTGCGACCTTCGACAGGGAGATCCGGTATCCCCGATGCTATTCACCATCGTCATCGACATCTTGAACTCCATGCTCATCTGTGCAGTGGAGCTTGGTCTCATCTACCGGCTGACCGCGCGGCATGCGGCCTCGAGCATCTCCTCTACGCTGATGACCTCATCATTTTCTGCCGCTCAGAACATCAGGACATCTTGGCCGTCCGCGAGTTGATACGCATCTTTGGGGTGGCCTCGGGGATTCACACTAACTATAATAAGTGCCCGGCCACCCCCATTCAGTGTGCTGCCGACGACATTGCGAACATTGCGTCCGAGATACAATGCCCAGTGAAGCAATTCCCGATTCAATATATACTTCGGACTCCCTCTGTCCATGCGCAAGCCATCTACCACAAGTCTCATGCCGATCATCCACAAGCTTGAGCGAAAATTGTCCATGTGGTGCGCCTCCttctgaaaggatcgagaagaggggtTTAGAGGGGGTGATTAAGCCCTTAACAAGCAAAAGTgtcagtttttaatttcttcaagttaacGTTGGTTTAGCACATGTTAAAGCGcacacaatacatttcaagcaagcatgacaagagtataggCAGCAAAAAAGGTAAAGCATGCAAATTGCGAGAAAGTAGAGGGATGGGGTTGGAGTGTGCAAATGCAATGGAGACGCGGAGAATTTTtggtgtggttccgataggtggtgctaccgtacgtccacgttgatggagacttaaccacgaagggtaacggttgcgagtccacgaagggtccacgaagaagcaaccttgtctatcccaccatggccatcgcccacgaaggacttgcctcactcggggtagatcttcatgaagtaggcgatctccttgcccttacaaacttcttggttcgaCTCTGTTGGTGCAATATTTGCCCTCTTGTGTTTTGGAGATTGTTGACAGAAACATGCATGGACTAATTTGTTTGCTAGCCCACACAGAGAGAAATAGTCCATGCAGAATCGAAGAGAATGTTGTCTCCGGTGTCAAGTTCGAGGAACTTCACCGAAGAATATCTGCGTTGCAGAGAAGAATGAGCTACATCTATTGAAGACATGTAGGTGAAAATATTGATGTGAATGAGTTAGCCCCTAAAAAAATTATTGCTGACGTGAAGCAATTGATTCGGAGATTCTGTCTGAAGGAAAATGACTGCAGCGAATGGAAGTCAAAGACAAAGTGAAGACGTAGTATTCATTTTGTTGTTCTTCTTTCATttatttgagtcataggacctccgtactattaagagccgtactattaagaggggtataggTTCTCGAAGCTTAGATCCGCCGTGATGCTTAGCCCAAAACCTATGAATGATGCGAGAGAAATCTCTTTATGCTTCGAATGATTACTTGGCAGCAGTAGACGTTGTTCTTCGTGCTGCAGGAGATATCTTTCAAACTGAGGAGTTAGCTTTACTTGCTCCGCAAGTAATGTTACCATTGTGCTCAATTTCCGACCGTTCGACTCGTGTCGGTCAGCCATTGGCTGCTCCACATGTCCATTTCGGTCATTTCCCTTCAAGGAAggctgcggctataaatagccaccccgctccaacgTTGTTCGTTGGCTGCTTCACTTGAGATTTCTGAGAAGATTGATTGAGCATCCCCTCTCCAAGTGATTTGAGTTTAAGATCCACCGAGAGAAAAATCAAGATCCCAAAACTTAGACGTTGGTTTAGCATCACAGTAGTTCTGAGTTAGAGTTCTTGTacatatttctcttgagagctgcGCACTCTCTAGACGGATAGGTTTCAGCTCGAGTGTTGAAGAGttgttgtcttcaccgagctagattcagcaaccaagagtgattgtggttcGCGAAGGTCGACTGAAGGTTTGGAGATCGCCGACAAGTATCCACCAGGAGTGAAATCAACTAGAGTCTGATCAGCTCTTAGttgaaggagaatagggtgaagagagtttatcttccgtgttaagtcacaacccctccaaccagacgtagtccTTTGGCAGAAGGGcaaactggtctaccaaatctctTTGTCGCCATCGAGCACCACTGGTTCAATCTATTTCACCGTATTATCTTCAACAGTTTACATTCGTGCTCTGTGTCGATAATTTATCTAATCTATTGTTGTATGCGACATATCTTTCATCTTGATCATCTGTTATCATTAGTCACTTGCTCTGTTACCTTCTTCTCTTTCAGTGTAGTCATCTCATTCACTTACTCTGCTGCTCATACTTGTTTTATCTCGTGTGTATCTCTGTGTTGTTTTCATTCACCCTGTTGTAGGTCTTTCTCGTGGTTATCCATCATTCTTCCTCACTTTGTTTATCCCTCATGTTGTTGCATCTGTTTGCATATTGCATTACCATCGTCGTTGTCAAACCAGTGGTATCTTATACTCATACTATCACTGCTTCTTTCATTGATAGATATGTTCCTAGATAAAGTGCTTGTTTAAGTTTGTATCTGCCGAACCTTATTTCCGCTGCTGTGTTTGGGATACATTCATAACATTCGAAAGAATTTTTGAATCTCCCATTTACCCCCCTCTGGTCGATATACTCTCGGTCctaacaattggtatcagagcaggtacTCCCTGTCTCTGTTTATTAAAGGTCTAATAGCCTTGGAGTTTTGAGTATGTCGTATGCAGGTAGATCCTCGCACTCTGAAAGGTTTCCTATGTTCGATGGAAATGACTATCTCTACTGGAAAGAGAGAATGAGAATCAGACTTCAAGCCATCAATCTAGAACTATGGCAGATTGTGGAAAATGGATACACTATTCAGCACCCTGATGCTCCAACTTCTGATGACAAAGCTATGATGCGGCTGAATGCACAAGCAAATATATTATCTGTGCAAGTATCTCAAAGGACATATTCATTCGGTTCCGAACGCTCTGGAATGCCATAAAAATGCTCATGAAGAATTCatactcagttagaacaagttgctaagtCACAAAATGATTTTCTTAATGAaataacagtagtagttttgtagtgattgtaacggCAGCAGAaacgaaagtaacttagcaaagatcaatatgtgaaaagcatAGGCATTgcatcagtgatggataattgtgttggatgatattcatcatataaaaGTCACAACCTATAGTGATAcacaatagctccaattcatcaatgtaatgtagcactactaggaaaatgcttataggTAGGACATCAGTAGTAGCGCTGGAAAAGAACAGGCGctgctgctaattagcagtagcatTGGTTCCAGGCAGCGCTACAAGTAATGCCATAACAGTAGCTCTGGGACCagaaaaagcgctactgctaagtggtGCCCATCGAGCCCACCGACGCTAGCTGCAGTAGCAGTGCGGCCCAAAatacagcgctactgctaagaacTTAGCAGTAGCACTTGGTAAGGCAACATCGCTACTACTATTGGGccccacttagtagtagcgctgctctggacaagcgctactgctaaccacagtagcagtagcgctgtcaAGAATACATCGCTACTACTAGGCGTGGCTGCCACCTTTTCAcccacccctccccctcccccttcctccccCTTTGCCCTCTCGtgcttataataagaacttgcattacatattttgtcttaccctctcgtggcagcgaGGGCCATAAGGAaatctaagggatattaaggcctccttttaatagagaaccggagtgaagcattaacacatgatgaatacatgaactcctcatactacggtaatcaccggaaagaatcccattatcaccttggggtatgcggatcataacacgtaataggtgcatacaacttgcaagctaggatcaagaactcaaatatattcgtgaaaacataaagggttcagatctgaaatcatggcactcaggccctagtgacaagcattaagcatagcaaagtcatagcaacattaatctcagaacatagtggatactagggatcaagccctaacaaattgacacgattacatgacaaatctcatccaactccatcaccgtccagcaagcctactgAAAGTGCAAccaatccctgggtggttttggtaattcataacaacatatagctcattgaactaatatcctttTAAGTTgattatttca is drawn from Aegilops tauschii subsp. strangulata cultivar AL8/78 chromosome 1, Aet v6.0, whole genome shotgun sequence and contains these coding sequences:
- the LOC109737585 gene encoding eukaryotic peptide chain release factor subunit 1-2, with product MVVEGHETDKSIEIWKVKKLIKGLDAARGNGTSMISLIMPPRDQVSRVAKMLGDEYGTASNIKSRVNRQSVLAAITSAQQRLKLYSRVPPNGLVLYTGTVVTDDGKEKKVTFDFEPFRPINASLYLCDNKFHTEALSELLESDDRFGFIVMDGNGTLYGTLSGSSREVVYKFSVDLPKKHGRGGQSALRFARLRMEKRHNYLRKAAELATHFFINPATNQPNVVGLILAGSADFKTELGKSEMFDQRLQAKIIKSVDVSYGGESGFNQAIEMSVEVLSEVKFVQEKKLLGKYFEEISQDTGKYVLGVQDTMAALEMGAVHTLIVWENLDVRRYELKNSATGETVVKYLNGGQEADQSNFVDEATCGELDVVDRVLLLEWFAENYQQYGCKLEFVTNRSQEGSQFCRGFGGIGGILRYPADVAAYDDDDDDMLDDDVYEDLE